Proteins encoded within one genomic window of Ignavibacteriota bacterium:
- a CDS encoding T9SS type A sorting domain-containing protein → MEWHYPHPLNGTTQIVFRIADAGYASLKVYDVLGREVADLYEGRWQPGVYAAACNASDLASDVYLCRLSVDGFSETRRLILMKYVSRDRCATPDPAHDGPGPVFSVSLPPGDGDLSVHAEGRVHGVEACVIHTPLLRSRDAELSRTRIEAAHIQAIQAPIIDLGVADVPGCIACPPQHGVPRTRDIADREFVRTGQCGARDGGRGEDGSLRHCDARGADDACILVRDHV, encoded by the coding sequence TTGGAATGGCACTATCCGCATCCGCTCAACGGAACGACACAGATCGTCTTCCGGATTGCAGACGCTGGTTATGCATCGTTGAAGGTGTATGATGTCTTGGGACGCGAGGTGGCGGATCTGTACGAAGGGCGGTGGCAACCCGGGGTGTACGCGGCGGCTTGCAATGCCAGCGATCTGGCGAGCGACGTCTACCTCTGCCGCCTCAGCGTGGATGGCTTCTCTGAAACGCGGAGATTGATCCTCATGAAGTACGTTTCACGGGATCGATGTGCAACTCCGGACCCGGCTCACGATGGGCCGGGTCCGGTGTTCTCCGTGTCACTGCCGCCAGGTGACGGGGACCTGTCTGTTCATGCTGAAGGTCGCGTCCACGGAGTGGAAGCCTGTGTCATCCACACTCCACTCCTGCGTTCGCGTGATGCTGAGCTTTCCCGGACCCGGATCGAAGCCGCTCACATCCAAGCCATCCAGGCTCCCATCATCGACCTGGGAGTTGCTGACGTTCCTGGATGCATCGCTTGCCCTCCCCAGCACGGTGTTCCCCGAACCCGCGACATAGCGGATCGTGAATTTGTCCGAACGGGACAGTGTGGCGCCCGCGATGGTGGGCGCGGCGAAGACGGGTCGCTCCGGCACTGTGACGCGCGCGGTGCTGATGATGCCTGCATCCTTGTACGTGATCACGTATGA
- a CDS encoding NYN domain-containing protein, whose product MIKKPGPLTDEDFVPVLSQKQVDMKIGLDVAKLAIDKKVGRILLATSDADFVPAISFARSKNIEMVLVSDLPAIKYSKGVLLKAFNSHRTM is encoded by the coding sequence TTGATCAAGAAGCCGGGACCCCTCACAGACGAGGATTTTGTGCCGGTGCTGTCCCAGAAGCAGGTTGACATGAAGATCGGCCTGGATGTGGCGAAGCTAGCGATTGACAAGAAAGTTGGGAGGATATTGCTCGCGACCTCAGACGCAGACTTTGTCCCGGCAATAAGCTTTGCTCGATCAAAGAACATCGAGATGGTCCTGGTGTCGGACCTCCCGGCGATCAAATACTCCAAAGGGGTTCTCCTCAAAGCATTCAACTCTCATCGGACCATGTGA
- a CDS encoding GNAT family N-acetyltransferase produces the protein MSIFIRSLEPGDAALLWEFTYLAVHVPPGEPPYPRDILDIPAIRQYAKAWGREGDLGVVACEGERVVGAAWTRLLGGEPKGFGYVDEETPELAMSVVREYRGQGIGTGLLARVLEEAAERFPGVSLSVDDDNPAKRLYLRAGFTPVGLVGTSVTMVKRFGNTGRSPVK, from the coding sequence ATGTCGATATTCATCCGTTCGCTGGAACCCGGGGACGCTGCACTGCTCTGGGAATTCACATACCTTGCTGTGCATGTCCCGCCTGGCGAGCCGCCGTACCCGCGCGACATTCTTGATATCCCCGCCATCAGGCAGTATGCGAAAGCATGGGGTAGGGAAGGCGACCTCGGCGTTGTGGCGTGTGAGGGCGAACGCGTGGTCGGTGCTGCGTGGACACGGCTGCTGGGCGGCGAACCAAAGGGATTCGGGTATGTTGATGAGGAGACCCCGGAACTCGCCATGTCGGTGGTGAGGGAATACCGGGGCCAGGGGATCGGGACCGGTCTGTTGGCGCGTGTGCTTGAGGAAGCCGCGGAGCGATTTCCGGGAGTATCTCTGAGCGTAGATGACGACAATCCGGCGAAGCGGTTGTATCTGCGTGCGGGCTTCACGCCTGTAGGCCTGGTGGGGACTTCTGTGACGATGGTGAAGCGATTCGGCAACACCGGAAGATCACCGGTGAAATGA